One part of the Gossypium raimondii isolate GPD5lz chromosome 1, ASM2569854v1, whole genome shotgun sequence genome encodes these proteins:
- the LOC105787355 gene encoding VQ motif-containing protein 8, chloroplastic, with protein sequence MSLIKHSIRGRSELQGPRPSPLKVSHSSSLIKKASHGNIRNRINSSSSKVINPVVIYLRSPKIIHVRPEEFMSLVQRLTGKDSSSRDESCNRLPSSSSSSWNMAAAEPAKVTKRTSAGDNLFDAEMSKLAFNGVEHGDQILELSPTWLRCLACV encoded by the coding sequence ATGAGTCTTATCAAGCACTCCATTAGAGGAAGATCAGAGTTGCAGGGTCCAAGGCCATCACCGTTAAAGGTTAGCCATTCTTCATCGTTGATCAAGAAAGCATCGCATGGTAATATTCGGAATCGAATCAATAGTAGCAGCAGTAAAGTAATCAATCCTGTGGTGATTTATTTGAGGTCGCCGAAGATTATCCATGTTAGACCCGAGGAGTTTATGAGCCTGGTACAACGCCTTACGGGGAAAGACTCGTCGTCAAGGGATGAATCGTGTAATCGGCTGccgtcttcttcttcttcttcttggaaCATGGCGGCGGCGGAACCGGCCAAGGTGACTAAGAGAACATCAGCAGGAGATAATTTGTTTGATGCAGAAATGTCGAAGCTGGCTTTTAATGGGGTTGAACATGGTGATCAAATTCTTGAACTGTCTCCAACTTGGCTACGTTGTTTAGCTTGTGTATAG